The Tenrec ecaudatus isolate mTenEca1 chromosome 7, mTenEca1.hap1, whole genome shotgun sequence genome window below encodes:
- the PTCRA gene encoding pre T-cell antigen receptor alpha, with amino-acid sequence MAEPWLVLLLVLGCPALPTGVGATPFPSLVPPITLVVDGKQQTLVVCLVFDVLPPGLDSPIWFSAGNGSALDAFTYGPSPAADGSWTNLAQLSLPSEELVAWESLVCHAGSGTESGSQSTQPLQLSGEASSARTCGREPLGGTPGQVLRLEALRLLLFKLLLLDVLLTCSWRRATAAGLPRPGGSGLPELAMARRRPAPV; translated from the exons ATGGCCGAGCCGTGGCTGGTGCTTCTCCTGGTCCTCGGGTGTCCAGCTCTGCCCACAG GTGTGGGGGCTACACCTTTCCCCTCTTTGGTCCCACCGATCACGCTAGTGGTGGACGGGAAGCAACAGACACTGGTGGTCTGCCTGGTCTTTGATGTCTTACCCCCTGGCCTTGACAGCCCCATCTGGTTCTCAGCTGGCAATGGCAGTGCCCTGGATGCTTTCACCTACGGCCCTTCCCCAGCAGCAGATGGCAGCTGGACTAACCTGGCCCAGCTCTCCCTGCCCTCTGAGGAGCTGGTGGCCTGGGAGTCCTTGGTCTGCCACGCGGGGTCTGGGACTGAGAGCGGCAGCCAGAGCACACAGCCCTTACAGCTGTCAG GAGAGGCTTCCTCAGCCAGGACCTGTGGCAGAGAACCTCTCGGGG GGACGCCTGGCCAGGTCCTGCGCCTGGAGGCGCTGCGGCTGCTGCTTTTCAAACTCCTGCTGCTGGACGTGCTCCTGACCTGCAGCTGGCGCCGCGCAACCGCGGCAGGGCTGCCCCGCCCGGGGGGCTCGGGGCTCCCCGAGCTCGCGATGGCTCGGCGGCGGCCGGCACCCGTGTGA